A region of Salmo salar chromosome ssa17, Ssal_v3.1, whole genome shotgun sequence DNA encodes the following proteins:
- the LOC106575018 gene encoding BTB/POZ domain-containing protein KCTD12-like, whose product MAHSENQQSSFSDIIELNVGGQVYVTRHATLVSVPNSLLWTMFRQKNPTELPKDRKGRYFFDRDGFLFRYILDYLRERDIVLPDFFKERGRLQKEAEFFQLHELSQRLRRTVSKDVSPGDELGAHGDPEEASLACALSSSSITATAVSSPTPSLPSPFQKHGFITIGYRGSYTIGRDIQTDAKFRRVARITVCGKTSLAKEVFGETLNESRDPDKPPERYTSRYYLKYNFLEQAFDRLAEVGFHMVACSSTGTCAYASSDPNEDKIWTSYTEYVFSRD is encoded by the coding sequence ATGGCACACAGCGAGAACCAACAGTCGTCCTTTTCTGATATAATAGAATTAAACGTCGGCGGGCAAGTGTATGTAACTCGACACGCAACTTTAGTCTCCGTCCCAAACTCTCTCCTGTGGACTATGTTCAGACAGAAGAACCCTACAGAACTACCGAAAGATCGCAAAGGACGATACTTCTTTGACCGGGATGGATTTCTGTTCAGGTATATTCTGGATTATCTGCGGGAAAGGGACATCGTTTTACCGGACTTCTTCAAAGAGAGAGGTCGGTTACAGAAGGAGGCAGAGTTCTTCCAGCTGCATGAGCTCTCACAGCGTCTCAGACGGACAGTGAGTAAAGACGTCTCTCCCGGGGACGAGCTGGGCGCGCACGGGGACCCGGAAGAGGCTTCGCTTGCGTGCGCTCTGAGTAGTAGCAGTATCACGGCGACGGCCGTGAGCAGCCCGACACCGAGCCTTCCTTCCCCGTTCCAGAAGCATGGCTTTATTACCATTGGTTACCGGGGCTCCTACACCATCGGGAGGGATATTCAAACGGACGCCAAGTTCAGACGAGTGGCCAGAATAACGGTTTGCGGAAAGACGTCCCTGGCCAAAGAAGTTTTCGGAGAGACTCTGAACGAGAGCAGAGACCCGGACAAACCACCTGAGAGGTACACCTCCCGGTATTATCTGAAGTATAATTTTCTCGAGCAGGCGTTCGACAGGCTCGCGGAGGTCGGTTTCCACATGGTGGCTTGCAGCTCCACGGGGACGTGCGCGTACGCGAGCAGCGACCCGAACGAGGACAAAATCTGGACCAGCTACACCGAATACGTGTTCTCCCGGGACTGA